The proteins below come from a single Gordonia pseudamarae genomic window:
- a CDS encoding GNAT family N-acetyltransferase produces MSTEIPVPPPTLALDPEPALRDNPGSERYELWSGDELIGLEGYRHRDDGALVLLHTIATDAYERKGFARLLVRSVLDEVAAQGLTIVPVCTYVRSFLERFPQYQVLVADDTRE; encoded by the coding sequence ATGAGTACGGAGATCCCGGTTCCCCCGCCGACCCTCGCCCTCGACCCGGAGCCCGCGCTACGCGACAACCCGGGCAGCGAACGGTATGAACTGTGGTCCGGCGACGAACTCATCGGCCTGGAGGGATACCGGCATCGTGACGACGGCGCGCTCGTACTGCTGCACACGATCGCAACCGACGCCTACGAGCGAAAGGGGTTCGCCCGGCTGCTCGTCCGATCGGTTCTCGATGAGGTTGCCGCGCAGGGGCTCACGATCGTTCCGGTGTGTACCTATGTCCGGTCGTTCCTGGAGCGCTTTCCGCAGTATCAGGTGCTCGTCGCCGACGACACGCGGGAATGA